One Candidatus Paceibacterota bacterium DNA segment encodes these proteins:
- a CDS encoding glycosyltransferase family 39 protein, which translates to MHLHRIALGALILGTLVVSLFNIGGMPAGISSSEAQHAIRVLSEPHSGVYGVLQNVSVRAFGPTPWAARIPSLLFGMGSVAGLYFLARRLFSWEIASLASILYAGSFWYFLISRSALPEASLAFFATWGLYALWMALATHTQGTFASAAIIWAAALSTHTLSRPLLLAGAITAAAYLHMTRVHTQDAAAQRAHNSLRNGLILFGIVALLLVSYFGAQNILPTPAGTTLVANWSEGIRTALARLFMPTISQWQNGIVGSSLVFWPVAALALIGLLRNIIKILKELRESSHVSPTHTLLVSWFFCGLVGGALIDDPRVTMRLAGIAPVVFLFAGQALWWLMDRLADWYHNNHPHDLNIRLPHGSMHVQEGALTAVMVALTFVLAMGIAETVRAHVIWGTNPDVREAYRADDVAMLKRIREHGGPVIIIARTTAQSAPLRYLTQTFTEEQQQIKNILYLSPEQYSRVRISRDALVLVLP; encoded by the coding sequence ATGCATCTCCATCGAATCGCGCTCGGCGCACTCATCCTTGGTACGCTTGTTGTTTCGCTGTTTAACATCGGAGGCATGCCCGCGGGAATCTCAAGTAGCGAAGCACAGCACGCTATTCGCGTCCTTTCTGAACCGCATAGCGGTGTCTATGGCGTCCTGCAAAACGTCTCGGTGCGAGCATTTGGCCCAACGCCGTGGGCAGCACGCATTCCATCGCTCCTCTTTGGCATGGGATCAGTAGCGGGTCTCTACTTTTTAGCTCGACGACTGTTCTCATGGGAAATCGCCTCTCTCGCCAGCATTTTATATGCGGGTTCGTTTTGGTACTTCCTCATCTCACGCTCCGCATTACCGGAGGCAAGCTTGGCGTTCTTTGCAACATGGGGGCTCTATGCGCTATGGATGGCACTCGCGACGCACACTCAAGGAACTTTTGCTTCAGCAGCAATTATCTGGGCGGCCGCACTCTCCACGCATACACTATCGCGTCCACTGCTTCTTGCGGGGGCAATTACCGCAGCGGCATATCTGCACATGACTCGCGTGCACACGCAAGACGCAGCCGCGCAGCGTGCACATAACTCTCTGCGCAACGGCCTTATTCTTTTTGGCATCGTCGCACTCTTGCTCGTTTCCTACTTTGGCGCACAGAATATTCTCCCCACGCCCGCAGGGACCACGCTCGTTGCAAACTGGAGTGAGGGCATTCGTACTGCCCTTGCGCGCTTATTTATGCCCACTATCAGCCAGTGGCAGAATGGCATTGTAGGGAGTTCGCTCGTGTTTTGGCCGGTTGCCGCGCTCGCGCTCATCGGGCTTTTGCGTAACATCATCAAAATCCTCAAAGAGTTGCGCGAGAGTAGCCACGTATCCCCAACGCACACACTGTTGGTTTCGTGGTTCTTCTGCGGGCTGGTTGGCGGCGCCCTCATCGATGACCCGCGCGTTACCATGCGCCTTGCCGGTATCGCACCCGTTGTCTTTCTCTTTGCTGGCCAGGCACTGTGGTGGCTCATGGATCGCCTTGCCGACTGGTACCATAATAATCACCCGCATGATTTAAATATTCGCTTGCCACATGGGAGCATGCATGTACAAGAAGGGGCCCTCACCGCGGTTATGGTTGCGCTCACCTTTGTGCTTGCGATGGGGATTGCAGAAACTGTCCGTGCTCATGTGATTTGGGGCACGAATCCTGATGTACGTGAAGCATATCGCGCCGATGACGTTGCTATGCTCAAGCGCATCCGCGAGCATGGCGGACCAGTGATTATCATTGCGCGCACAACCGCGCAGAGCGCACCGCTTCGCTATCTCACCCAAACCTTCACCGAAGAGCAACAGCAGATTAAAAACATTTTGTACCTCTCACCAGAGCAATATAGCAGAGTTCGCATTTCTCGTGACGCACTTGTACTCGTACTTCCGTAG
- a CDS encoding FtsQ-type POTRA domain-containing protein translates to MPVRPLASTSVRASDRFARRRERRERIVRWSLATLVVIAVGGGIYACFFSPWLSVRAIVVEGTQVLDSELLLAHIHAARDQRTWGYARDHYMIPARPERIAQSLEAEFPILESVTTDKRFPHTIAFSVRERTPVAQWCEGAACQLTDASGARWDALENTLPHDLPVVRDMRNGVRWPQSDATILYTISTIRPQLRAMRIEPLTWDLPETALPELRVSVAGESELRFSLEDDVQKQMTVLAVFLRDTPSTVSAYMYLDMRIPGRVYVKKKAQ, encoded by the coding sequence ATGCCAGTACGTCCCCTTGCATCAACGTCCGTGCGTGCGTCGGACCGATTTGCACGTCGGAGGGAGCGTCGCGAGCGCATAGTGCGCTGGAGTCTTGCGACCCTGGTGGTGATTGCTGTGGGTGGCGGTATATACGCCTGCTTTTTCTCTCCATGGCTTTCAGTGCGTGCAATTGTCGTGGAGGGCACTCAGGTGCTCGATAGCGAGCTATTGTTGGCACACATTCACGCGGCACGTGATCAGCGTACGTGGGGGTATGCTCGTGACCACTACATGATTCCCGCGCGCCCTGAGCGCATAGCGCAGTCTCTTGAAGCAGAGTTTCCGATACTTGAGAGTGTTACCACTGATAAGCGTTTTCCGCACACGATTGCTTTTTCTGTACGTGAGCGTACCCCTGTCGCGCAGTGGTGTGAGGGGGCGGCGTGCCAGCTGACGGATGCATCAGGTGCTCGCTGGGATGCTCTGGAGAACACTTTGCCACACGACCTTCCCGTCGTTCGAGATATGCGAAATGGCGTGCGATGGCCGCAGAGTGACGCCACGATTCTCTATACGATAAGCACGATACGCCCGCAATTACGTGCCATGCGCATTGAGCCGCTCACTTGGGATTTGCCCGAGACAGCTCTTCCAGAATTGCGCGTCTCTGTAGCTGGGGAGAGCGAGCTCCGCTTCAGCCTTGAGGATGATGTACAAAAACAAATGACCGTACTAGCTGTGTTTCTCCGCGACACGCCGAGCACCGTGAGTGCCTATATGTATCTCGATATGCGTATTCCAGGGCGGGTGTACGTGAAGAAAAAGGCCCAATAA
- the serS gene encoding serine--tRNA ligase codes for MLDIHFIRENVDRVRAAAQAKRVTVDIDGILRLDTEARAIQTQIGEVNRQRNELAKQATDGKPSPEVIEAGKRMKEEVAALEARHEAIVQELTPLLHAVPNVPAEDVPVGPDESGNVVMRTWGTPAAFPFEPKDHIELGESLGIIDTERAAKVTGARFAYLKGDGALLEFAIVQYVMQLLTSPEEMQRLAASTGPDVSAKPFVPVVPPVMIRPETFTRMARLSPEDKDERYYIPSDDLYLVGSAEHTLGSLHMDEIIEEKDMPVRYIGFSTSFRREAGSYGKDTKGILRVHQFDKLEMESFTAPEHSRAEQDFIVAIQEKLLQGLELPYQVVAVCTGDMGKPDARQIDIETWIPTQGKYRETHTADLMTDYQTRRLNTKIRRADGSLVLAHTNDATAFAIGRILIAIIENYQTESGTVRIPAVLQPFMGGKKEIV; via the coding sequence ATGCTCGACATCCATTTTATTAGAGAGAATGTAGATCGTGTTCGCGCAGCAGCACAGGCAAAGCGTGTAACCGTTGATATAGATGGAATACTTCGCCTCGATACCGAGGCGCGTGCTATACAAACCCAGATTGGCGAAGTAAACCGTCAGCGCAATGAACTTGCAAAGCAAGCAACAGATGGTAAGCCATCGCCCGAAGTGATCGAAGCAGGCAAGCGCATGAAAGAAGAAGTGGCGGCTCTTGAAGCGCGCCACGAAGCGATCGTGCAAGAGCTCACCCCACTACTCCACGCCGTGCCCAACGTTCCCGCTGAAGACGTGCCCGTTGGCCCAGATGAATCAGGTAACGTGGTGATGCGCACATGGGGGACTCCTGCAGCTTTTCCATTTGAGCCGAAAGACCACATCGAACTCGGTGAATCACTCGGCATTATCGATACTGAGCGGGCGGCAAAAGTAACTGGTGCACGTTTCGCATATTTAAAGGGTGACGGCGCACTCTTGGAGTTTGCAATTGTGCAGTACGTGATGCAGCTCCTGACATCTCCAGAAGAAATGCAGCGGCTCGCCGCCTCAACTGGTCCCGACGTTTCAGCAAAGCCATTCGTTCCGGTTGTACCTCCGGTGATGATCCGTCCTGAAACATTTACGCGCATGGCACGCTTGAGCCCAGAAGATAAAGACGAGCGCTACTATATCCCGAGCGATGACCTCTATCTCGTGGGAAGTGCGGAGCACACACTGGGCTCGCTGCACATGGATGAGATCATTGAAGAAAAAGATATGCCTGTGCGGTATATTGGTTTTTCTACGAGCTTCCGTCGCGAGGCAGGTTCGTATGGAAAAGATACAAAAGGCATTCTCCGCGTGCACCAATTTGATAAGTTGGAAATGGAATCATTTACGGCACCGGAGCACTCGCGCGCGGAACAAGATTTTATCGTTGCCATCCAAGAGAAGCTACTCCAAGGGCTTGAGCTACCCTACCAAGTTGTTGCCGTGTGTACGGGAGACATGGGGAAGCCTGATGCTCGCCAGATTGATATCGAAACGTGGATTCCAACGCAGGGGAAATATCGCGAAACACACACCGCTGACCTGATGACCGATTATCAAACGCGTCGTTTGAACACAAAAATTCGACGCGCAGATGGCTCACTGGTGCTCGCGCACACGAACGACGCTACCGCATTCGCCATTGGACGCATCTTGATCGCTATCATTGAAAACTACCAAACGGAGTCTGGAACAGTGCGCATTCCTGCCGTGCTTCAGCCGTTTATGGGAGGTAAAAAGGAAATCGTTTAA
- the lysS gene encoding lysine--tRNA ligase has product MPLDDIRDGRVAKRAHLLASHQDPYPARTSRTHTIRAVLDSFDSLSAEATPLVLAGRVMARREHGGAMFLDLMDASGTIQLHATRDALGDEVYALLTETLDIGDIIEASGTVFVTKRGERTLEVRGARMLTKTLLPLPEKWHGLQDVEERYRKRYLDILLNTEVREKMVMRSRIVQAMRSFMQSHGFIEVQTPTLQPLYGGASARPFKTHMHALDIDLYLRIAPELYLKRLLVAGFERVCEFTTNFRNEGIDRDHNPEFSAMEFYAAFQDLDWAMTFTEDLMAHVLESLQLGTTTNYQGTTVHWMRPFVRATFFELLKEHTGVSYLEASEDDMRAVAKKLGVVIEKHVTKPGIADELFKKVVRPKLIEPTFVIEYPVELLPLAKRIPERPEVVSAFQFYAGGLELIKAFTELNDPIDQRERFAGQETQRAKGDEEAQRLDEDFIQALEYGMPPAAGWGIGLDRFVALLTDSHALREVILFPLMKPHENE; this is encoded by the coding sequence ATGCCTTTGGACGACATTCGTGATGGTCGCGTGGCAAAGCGCGCCCATCTTCTCGCATCACATCAAGACCCATATCCAGCCCGCACCTCGCGCACTCACACTATTCGTGCCGTGCTCGATTCTTTTGATTCTCTCAGCGCAGAAGCAACGCCGCTCGTGCTCGCCGGCCGCGTGATGGCGCGTCGTGAACACGGCGGCGCCATGTTTTTAGATCTCATGGACGCGAGTGGCACCATACAGCTTCACGCAACGCGTGACGCGCTTGGCGATGAGGTCTACGCGCTTCTGACCGAGACGCTCGATATTGGAGATATCATTGAGGCATCGGGTACGGTGTTTGTTACCAAGCGTGGCGAGCGCACCCTTGAAGTGCGCGGTGCGCGCATGCTCACTAAGACACTCTTGCCGCTCCCCGAAAAGTGGCACGGCTTGCAAGATGTAGAAGAGCGCTATCGTAAACGCTATCTCGATATTCTGTTAAACACGGAAGTACGCGAAAAGATGGTGATGCGCTCCCGTATCGTGCAAGCGATGCGCAGCTTTATGCAGTCGCATGGGTTCATTGAAGTACAAACGCCAACGCTTCAACCGCTCTATGGCGGTGCTTCTGCTCGTCCATTTAAGACGCACATGCACGCGCTCGATATAGATTTATACCTGCGCATCGCTCCAGAGCTCTATTTAAAGCGCCTCTTAGTTGCTGGTTTTGAGCGCGTGTGTGAGTTCACAACCAATTTCCGCAACGAGGGTATTGATCGAGACCATAATCCCGAATTTTCGGCTATGGAATTCTACGCCGCCTTCCAAGATTTGGACTGGGCGATGACATTTACGGAAGATCTCATGGCGCACGTGCTTGAATCCCTCCAACTTGGTACCACGACAAACTACCAAGGAACTACCGTGCACTGGATGCGTCCCTTTGTGCGAGCTACATTCTTTGAGCTCCTCAAAGAACACACCGGCGTTTCATATCTTGAGGCATCAGAGGACGACATGCGCGCGGTTGCCAAAAAGCTTGGCGTTGTTATCGAGAAGCATGTGACAAAGCCAGGTATTGCTGACGAACTCTTTAAAAAGGTGGTACGACCAAAACTCATCGAACCCACATTCGTGATCGAATACCCCGTAGAGCTCTTGCCGTTGGCCAAGCGCATCCCTGAGCGCCCTGAGGTAGTAAGCGCCTTCCAGTTTTATGCTGGGGGCTTGGAACTGATTAAAGCCTTCACCGAGCTCAATGATCCTATTGATCAGCGAGAGCGATTCGCTGGCCAAGAGACGCAACGCGCAAAGGGTGACGAAGAGGCCCAGCGCTTGGACGAAGATTTCATTCAGGCACTTGAGTACGGTATGCCGCCCGCCGCGGGTTGGGGCATTGGCCTTGATCGCTTTGTTGCGCTCCTCACGGACTCTCATGCATTGCGGGAAGTAATTCTCTTCCCACTCATGAAGCCACATGAGAACGAATAA
- the greA gene encoding transcription elongation factor GreA produces MDTQYFSKEGLEKLKQELIERTETMRAEIARRIREAKEQGDLSENAEYAEAKEAQAINEGRIEELKAILENAVIIDDDRKRGGVVAVGASVKVESKHGSHTYTIVGPAESDPAQGFISNESPLGSAFLGRKKGDSVDVKTPKGLTTYKIVDVK; encoded by the coding sequence ATGGATACACAATATTTCAGCAAAGAAGGATTAGAAAAGCTCAAGCAAGAGCTTATTGAACGCACAGAAACGATGCGTGCTGAAATCGCGCGCCGCATTCGCGAGGCAAAGGAGCAGGGCGATCTGAGCGAGAACGCAGAATACGCAGAAGCCAAAGAAGCTCAGGCAATTAACGAGGGCCGTATTGAAGAACTCAAAGCAATCCTCGAGAACGCGGTAATTATTGATGACGATCGCAAGCGAGGCGGTGTCGTTGCTGTCGGCGCTTCGGTAAAGGTGGAATCAAAGCACGGCTCGCACACCTACACTATTGTTGGCCCTGCAGAATCAGACCCAGCACAAGGCTTCATCTCCAATGAATCACCTCTCGGCTCAGCATTTCTCGGCCGCAAAAAAGGAGATTCCGTCGACGTCAAAACTCCCAAGGGCCTTACTACGTATAAGATCGTAGACGTAAAGTAG
- a CDS encoding penicillin-binding transpeptidase domain-containing protein yields MAWWSLFKRSNRAYAISLDSEDWVAPEETLVDVGSSHVDLERPVDARIFMLARSVVGLVVVALVVASGVLAIHEHRVLSAAAEANRTVQISVSPPRGAIVDRTGVPLVKNTPSFQIAIVSRELPATLTEREALFTTVATILKEDPSVFVPQLLERARSQNVFFAATGIPKEATVQLAQLTGSGVHVITTTERAYLNGEQFSTILGYTARVSVADRERDPTYAQSDRVGRAGIEAQYEQELRGTHGSITFSRGEESVQKNPVPGHTVVLEIDAEVQRMLYNSLFSVLQGAAVSGAAAIAQDPHTGAVLGMVSFPSYDNNMFADGISQAEYQRLFTSSRKPLFNRVIGGTYNPGSTIKPFIGMAAVEENIIRPSDNIWECVNITIPNPSNPSRPYVFENWRPEHGPFNLARAIATSCNIYFFTVGGGRDTFQGLGIERIASYLQKAFADKVLGIDLPGEVAGFVPTSAWKQEKRGEPWYQGDTYNVSIGQGDLSVSPLWINAYVSAIANGGVMYQPRVAQRIQYGAGTPDTVFAPTELTKLPFSGTTIAAMKKAMRETVLTGTAKLLQGLPVSAAAKTGTAEVTKHGKINSLFTAFAPVENPKVAITVLVETSVYSEGYAIRTAYDFLKWFFTRPSPASPAQPLPSS; encoded by the coding sequence ATGGCCTGGTGGTCACTTTTTAAGCGCAGTAATCGTGCGTACGCTATCTCACTCGATAGCGAAGATTGGGTTGCGCCAGAAGAAACTCTTGTTGATGTGGGGAGTAGCCACGTAGATTTAGAGCGTCCCGTGGATGCTCGCATTTTTATGTTAGCCCGCAGTGTGGTGGGGCTCGTCGTTGTGGCTCTTGTGGTGGCGTCTGGGGTGCTGGCGATACACGAGCATAGGGTGCTTTCAGCGGCTGCGGAAGCAAATCGAACCGTACAGATCTCTGTAAGTCCGCCACGGGGCGCTATTGTTGATCGCACCGGCGTTCCTCTCGTAAAGAATACACCGAGTTTTCAAATCGCAATTGTATCTCGCGAGCTTCCGGCAACGCTTACTGAGCGAGAGGCGCTTTTTACGACCGTTGCGACAATTTTGAAAGAGGATCCGTCCGTGTTCGTTCCTCAGCTACTCGAACGCGCACGTTCGCAAAATGTTTTTTTTGCCGCAACAGGCATCCCCAAAGAAGCGACCGTGCAGTTAGCACAATTAACGGGAAGTGGCGTGCACGTCATCACAACAACAGAGCGCGCATACCTCAATGGCGAGCAATTTTCTACGATACTTGGGTACACAGCTCGCGTATCCGTTGCTGATCGAGAGCGTGACCCAACATATGCGCAGTCGGATCGCGTTGGCCGCGCCGGCATAGAGGCTCAGTACGAACAGGAGCTTCGGGGGACTCATGGAAGTATTACCTTTTCACGAGGCGAGGAGAGCGTACAAAAGAACCCTGTTCCCGGGCATACAGTCGTGCTTGAGATAGATGCCGAAGTACAGCGAATGCTCTACAATAGTCTCTTTTCCGTACTGCAGGGGGCTGCCGTCTCTGGTGCTGCTGCAATCGCACAGGATCCGCACACGGGTGCCGTGTTGGGCATGGTGAGCTTCCCTTCTTACGATAACAATATGTTTGCAGACGGTATTTCACAAGCGGAATATCAGCGCCTTTTTACGTCTTCGCGTAAGCCTCTCTTTAATCGTGTTATTGGCGGCACGTATAACCCCGGCTCAACCATTAAGCCATTTATTGGCATGGCTGCTGTAGAAGAGAATATTATTCGCCCCTCTGACAATATCTGGGAGTGTGTAAACATTACTATTCCAAACCCAAGCAACCCTTCTCGTCCGTATGTGTTTGAAAACTGGCGTCCTGAACATGGGCCATTTAATCTCGCTCGCGCAATCGCAACATCGTGCAACATTTATTTCTTCACCGTGGGCGGTGGGCGTGATACATTCCAGGGATTGGGGATCGAGCGCATAGCGTCATATCTTCAGAAAGCATTTGCAGACAAGGTTCTCGGCATTGATCTCCCTGGAGAGGTCGCTGGGTTTGTGCCAACGTCTGCATGGAAGCAGGAAAAGCGCGGCGAACCGTGGTATCAGGGCGATACCTATAACGTGTCCATTGGCCAGGGCGATCTTTCCGTCTCGCCGCTATGGATTAATGCCTATGTGAGCGCAATTGCCAATGGTGGCGTCATGTATCAGCCGCGCGTGGCGCAACGCATTCAGTACGGTGCCGGCACTCCCGATACCGTGTTTGCGCCAACAGAGCTCACGAAGCTTCCCTTTAGTGGTACTACCATTGCAGCTATGAAAAAGGCTATGCGTGAAACGGTGCTTACGGGAACAGCGAAGCTTTTGCAGGGCTTACCTGTTTCTGCAGCGGCGAAAACGGGAACCGCAGAAGTGACGAAGCATGGCAAAATCAACTCTCTTTTTACGGCGTTTGCGCCTGTAGAAAATCCAAAAGTCGCTATTACTGTGCTCGTTGAAACATCGGTGTATAGTGAAGGATACGCTATCCGAACCGCCTACGACTTTTTAAAGTGGTTCTTTACGCGCCCATCGCCAGCATCCCCAGCGCAACCCTTGCCATCTTCGTAA
- the mreC gene encoding rod shape-determining protein MreC — MARSSGIRTLSIALACVVLVGGVNAATGGALQRFAQRIIEPAIAHMPGVARAIHWVGQWRLSHETQDDLQAHIVSLSGRLANSQDLADENAFLRSLLRLPIPETYDRVEARLWGIRMDGDGMVARLQRGSRDGVREGGIVISQAGALVGVVRSVAETNAQVQLIMDPAFSVAGRTLEGGVDLLVRGDADRGLRLDLVSIEDAVATGETLVTTGADAIPGGLVIGTIESVVRDAAAVFQSVRAAPLFERDFDGRVLILVPPTL, encoded by the coding sequence ATGGCGCGATCTTCTGGAATACGGACTCTCTCTATTGCATTAGCATGTGTTGTCCTCGTGGGAGGCGTGAACGCTGCGACGGGCGGTGCGCTGCAACGTTTTGCTCAGCGCATCATCGAACCCGCAATTGCGCATATGCCTGGCGTTGCTCGTGCGATTCACTGGGTTGGGCAGTGGCGCCTTTCACACGAGACCCAAGATGATCTTCAGGCCCACATCGTGTCGCTTTCGGGGCGCCTAGCGAATTCTCAAGATCTTGCTGACGAGAACGCTTTCCTACGCTCATTACTTCGCCTTCCCATTCCTGAAACATATGATCGCGTTGAAGCGCGCCTGTGGGGAATTCGCATGGACGGGGATGGTATGGTGGCGCGTTTACAACGCGGGTCTCGCGACGGAGTGCGTGAGGGCGGAATTGTTATTTCCCAAGCGGGAGCGCTCGTCGGCGTTGTGCGTTCAGTCGCAGAAACCAATGCGCAGGTGCAGCTCATTATGGATCCCGCTTTTTCTGTGGCCGGCCGCACGCTTGAAGGAGGAGTTGATCTCCTTGTGCGCGGCGACGCTGACCGCGGTCTACGCCTTGATTTAGTTTCTATAGAAGACGCTGTAGCTACGGGAGAAACGCTCGTAACCACGGGCGCAGATGCTATTCCCGGCGGACTTGTTATTGGGACTATCGAAAGCGTGGTACGCGATGCCGCCGCCGTATTTCAATCAGTGCGTGCTGCGCCACTTTTCGAACGTGATTTTGATGGTCGCGTGCTCATTCTCGTTCCGCCCACATTGTGA
- a CDS encoding rod shape-determining protein, protein MLSKFFGFWSKDIGIDLGTANTLVYVRGKGIVINEPSIVALNQKTGKILAIGEGARRMVGRTPGHIVVTRPMVNGVVSDFDVTEQMLKYFIDRVHREGFTLLPRPRVVVGIPSGVTEVEKRAVEDATYNAGAREVFLIEEPMAAAIGARLPVQEAVANVIVDMGGGTTEVAVISMGGLIASRSLRIAGDKLIDDIIRYMRDERNVLIGEATAENLKLTLGSAHPLHEELKGTVRGRDLVSGLPREIAVTSHDIREAMQRSIRSIVMAIKDTIEQTPPELTADLINRQIYLAGGGALLRGLDTMIASETQLNVTIVDDPLTAVARGCGMVLENIDELRSMLVAIDRQAYTSLSS, encoded by the coding sequence ATGCTCAGCAAATTTTTTGGATTTTGGTCAAAAGATATTGGCATTGATTTAGGTACTGCAAATACCCTCGTATATGTGCGGGGCAAAGGGATTGTTATTAACGAGCCGTCGATTGTCGCCCTGAACCAAAAAACGGGAAAAATCCTCGCCATCGGTGAGGGCGCTCGTCGTATGGTTGGCCGTACGCCAGGACATATCGTTGTTACTCGCCCCATGGTCAATGGAGTGGTGTCTGATTTTGATGTAACAGAGCAGATGCTGAAGTACTTCATCGACCGCGTGCATCGTGAAGGTTTTACCCTTTTGCCGCGTCCACGCGTGGTGGTGGGGATACCATCAGGCGTAACGGAAGTAGAAAAGCGTGCTGTTGAGGATGCGACCTACAATGCGGGTGCGCGCGAAGTATTCCTCATTGAGGAGCCAATGGCTGCGGCAATCGGTGCGCGCTTGCCCGTACAGGAAGCTGTTGCAAATGTTATTGTAGACATGGGCGGCGGTACCACTGAAGTCGCTGTTATCTCAATGGGTGGCTTGATTGCGTCGCGCTCTCTGCGTATAGCCGGAGACAAACTCATCGACGATATCATTCGCTACATGCGTGACGAGCGTAACGTACTCATTGGTGAGGCGACGGCAGAAAATTTAAAACTCACCCTTGGTTCCGCTCATCCACTTCACGAAGAACTCAAAGGCACGGTGCGTGGACGAGATCTTGTCTCAGGGTTGCCACGAGAGATTGCGGTAACATCTCACGATATTCGCGAAGCTATGCAGCGTTCCATTAGAAGCATTGTCATGGCGATTAAAGACACTATTGAGCAGACGCCCCCCGAGCTTACCGCCGATCTCATCAATAGGCAGATTTATCTCGCTGGCGGCGGAGCACTTCTGCGCGGTTTAGATACAATGATCGCCTCTGAAACGCAGTTGAACGTTACGATTGTCGACGATCCGCTCACTGCGGTTGCCCGTGGATGTGGTATGGTACTAGAAAATATTGATGAGCTGCGTTCGATGCTTGTGGCGATTGATCGCCAAGCATACACTTCGCTCTCATCGTAG
- a CDS encoding His/Gly/Thr/Pro-type tRNA ligase C-terminal domain-containing protein, giving the protein MRFSKLLTKTLRHAPADETAINAQLLVRAGFVHKEMAGVYSILPLGLRVLEKIVRIVAEEMDAIGGVQMRTSVLQNKEVWEKTGRWSDEVVDNWFKTTLKSGGEVGLSFTNEEAYSAIVKNFVSSYKDLPIYPYDFKTIFRNEPRAKSGILRGREFYWKALYSFSKNKEEHDVFYEQAKAAYRRIFDRVGIGAHTFVTFASGGTFSKYSHEFQALSEAGEDTIYIDAAKGIAVNREVMTDDVLADLDVDRAKLTEAKAIEVGNIFSLGFKFSEPFNLTYKDAEGNDVPVYMGSYGIGITRLMGAIVEIAHDDRGIVWPESVAPYRVHLVSLGNVAERADVLYHALVKEGIEVLYDDRVDATAGEKFADADLIGCPVRCVVSEKTLAQDVIEMKRRNASEPELVTFEELLNSCRSL; this is encoded by the coding sequence ATGCGATTCTCAAAACTACTTACCAAAACGTTGCGGCACGCTCCAGCCGATGAAACCGCCATCAATGCACAGTTGTTAGTCCGCGCCGGTTTTGTGCATAAAGAGATGGCCGGTGTTTATAGCATCTTGCCACTTGGTCTTCGCGTTCTTGAAAAAATTGTGCGCATCGTTGCGGAAGAAATGGATGCCATTGGTGGCGTGCAAATGCGCACGTCTGTTTTGCAAAATAAAGAAGTATGGGAAAAAACGGGACGCTGGAGCGATGAGGTCGTCGACAACTGGTTTAAGACAACGCTTAAAAGTGGCGGTGAGGTCGGGCTTTCGTTTACCAATGAAGAGGCCTATTCTGCGATTGTCAAAAATTTTGTTAGTTCATATAAAGATCTCCCAATATATCCGTACGATTTCAAAACTATTTTCCGCAATGAGCCTCGTGCAAAGAGTGGCATTCTTCGTGGCCGGGAATTCTACTGGAAAGCGCTCTACTCTTTTTCAAAAAATAAAGAGGAGCATGACGTATTCTATGAGCAGGCAAAAGCGGCATATCGTCGGATTTTTGATCGCGTAGGGATTGGTGCGCACACATTTGTCACTTTTGCGTCGGGCGGCACATTCTCGAAGTATTCGCACGAGTTTCAAGCGCTCTCGGAAGCGGGCGAGGACACAATTTACATTGATGCGGCAAAAGGCATCGCGGTGAACCGAGAAGTGATGACCGATGATGTACTCGCCGATCTTGATGTAGATCGCGCGAAGCTCACGGAAGCAAAAGCGATTGAAGTAGGAAATATCTTTTCCTTGGGCTTTAAATTTTCTGAACCATTCAACCTCACGTACAAAGATGCTGAGGGGAACGACGTGCCCGTGTACATGGGTTCATATGGCATCGGTATTACTCGACTCATGGGTGCGATTGTAGAGATCGCGCATGACGATCGTGGTATTGTATGGCCCGAGAGCGTTGCGCCTTACCGCGTGCACTTAGTATCTTTGGGGAATGTCGCAGAGCGCGCAGACGTGCTCTATCACGCACTCGTAAAAGAGGGCATCGAAGTGCTTTACGACGACCGTGTTGACGCTACTGCGGGGGAAAAGTTTGCCGACGCTGATCTCATTGGATGCCCTGTACGCTGTGTGGTGAGCGAGAAGACTCTTGCTCAGGATGTTATCGAAATGAAGCGCCGCAATGCGTCGGAGCCTGAGCTGGTGACCTTTGAAGAACTGCTCAATTCCTGCCGCTCTCTCTAA